The Calypte anna isolate BGI_N300 chromosome 2, bCalAnn1_v1.p, whole genome shotgun sequence genome includes a window with the following:
- the SOCS6 gene encoding suppressor of cytokine signaling 6 — protein MKKISLKTIRKSFNLNKSKDESDFVVVQQPSLSEFGKDDSLFGSCYGKDLASCDVNSEDEKGGKNRSKSESLMGTLKRRLSAKQKQKGKGSTPSVSSADDDTFSSSSAPITFKDVRAQRPLRSTSLRNHHYSPTPWPLRPTNSEETCIKMEVKVKALVHSSNPSPALNGVRKDFHDLQSDNVFQEQNNTLKNTESQNGDLHLHIDEHVPVVIGLMPQDYIQYTVPLDEGMYPLEGSRSYCLDSSSPMEVSTVSSQMGGNAFHEEENQVDQDVVVAPDIFVDQTVNGLLIGTTGVMLQSPRGNHSDIPPLSPLLPPMQNNQIQRNFNGLNGTDAHVAESMRCHLNFDPNTAPGVGRVYDSVQNSGPMVVTSLTEELKKLAKQGWYWGPITRWEAEGKLANVPDGSFLVRDSSDDRYLLSLSFRSHGKTLHTRIEHSNGRFSFYEQPDVEGHTSIVDLIEHSIRDSENGAFCYSRSRLPGSATYPVRLTNPVSRFMQVRSLQYLCRFVIRQYTRIDLIQKLPLPNKMKDYLQEKHY, from the coding sequence atgaagaaaattagtCTCAAAACAATTCGCAAGTCCTTCAActtaaataaaagtaaagatGAAAGTGACTTTGTAGTGGTTCAGCAGCCATCGTTAAGTGAATTTGGAAAAGACGACTCCTTGTTTGGCAGCTGCTATGGTAAAGATTTGGCTAGCTGTGATGTCAATAGTGAAGATGAAAAAGGAGGCAAAAATAGATCAAAAAGTGAAAGTTTAATGGGTACGTTAAAAAGGAGgctttcagcaaaacaaaaacagaaaggCAAAGGCAGCACACCATCTGTAAGCTCTGCAGACGATGacactttttcttcctcatctgctCCAATAACCTTCAAAGATGTGCGAGCTCAAAGACCCCTGAGATCCACTTCCCTCCGTAACCACCATTACAGTCCAACTCCGTGGCCCCTCCGACCCACAAATTCGGAAGAGACTTGCATCAAAATGGAAGTGAAAGTCAAGGCCTTGGTCCATTCCTCTAATCCAAGCCCAGCACTGAATGGCGTTCGAAAGGACTTCCATGACTTGCAGTCAGACAACGTGTTCCAGGAACAAAACAATACACTAAAAAACACAGAGTCTCAGAATGGGGACTTGCATCTTCATATTGATGAACATGTGCCTGTAGTTATTGGATTAATGCCTCAGGACTACATTCAGTATACTGTGCCTTTAGATGAGGGAATGTATCCTTTGGAAGGATCGCGAAGTTACTGTCTGGATAGTTCCTCCCCGATGGAAGTTTCCACTGTTTCTTCTCAAATGGGGGGAAATGCTTTCCACGAAGAAGAGAACCAAGTGGATCAGGATGTAGTTGTTGCACCAGATATCTTTGTGGACCAGACAGTGAATGGTTTGTTGATTGGTACCACAGGAGTCATGTTGCAAAGCCCAAGAGGTAATCACAGTGATATCCCTCCACTCTCACCTTTGCTACCTCCAATGCAGAATAATCAAATCCAAAGGAACTTCAACGGATTGAATGGCACAGACGCCCACGTGGCTGAAAGTATGCGCTGCCATTTGAATTTCGATCCTAACACCGCCCCTGGAGTCGGGAGAGTTTATGACTCTGTACAGAACAGCGGTCCGATGGTTGTGACAAGTCtcacagaagaactgaaaaaactGGCAAAACAAGGATGGTACTGGGGCCCCATCACACGttgggaggcagagggaaaatTAGCTAATGTGCCTGACGGCTCTTTCCTCGTTCGAGATAGCTCTGATGATCGTTACCTTTTAAGTTTGAGTTTTCGTTCCCACGGAAAAACTCTTCACACTAGAATCGAACACTCAAATGGTAGGTTTAGCTTTTACGAACAACCGGATGTGGAGGGACATACGTCTATAGTGGACTTAATTGAACACTCAATCAGGGACTCTGAAAATGGAGCTTTCTGCTACTCGAGATCGCGACTCCCTGGATCTGCAACTTACCCGGTGAGGCTGACGAACCCGGTGTCGCGGTTCATGCAGGTGCGTTCCTTACAGTACCTGTGTCGTTTTGTTATACGTCAGTACACCAGGATAGACCTGATTCAGAAACTGCCTTTGCCAAACAAAATGAAGGATTATTTACAGGAAAAGCACTACTGA